Within Candidatus Spechtbacterales bacterium, the genomic segment GTCTTAAAGTTATTTACAGATGAAGCTCTTTCAAGGTTTCCATCTGAAAGAAGAATTACATATTCAACATTTTCATAACTTGGATTTTCAGTCTTTTGGTGATGCAAAGCGCCTAAGGCATTTGCCAAATCCGAACCCTGCCAGGGAATTGCGTTGATGTACAGACTATTTTCTATAGTATCCTTTAACTCTTCGTAGTTATTTGTAAAAGATGAAAGCGTGAACGCAAGCCTTGTATATCCAAACACTTGAAACCTTGCCACGGGCATGGATTCCACTATTTCCATTGCTATTTCCTTGCTTATCTCTTCAATGCTTTTTTCAACAGGACTGCTTCTTGCCGCCGTACTTGCTGATATATCTACAACAATGACGTAATCCCCTGTCCCTGAAACATCAGGCGCACCATGTGTGGGAATATATGGACCAGCGGCAACAATTGCCAAGCTTGCCAGAAAAAAGATCCATGCTGTTGCAAGCTTCAAATAATTTTTTGAAAGGTGTTTTCCCTGAACTCTCAGCACTTTGAGTATGCTGCTATCCCCGCGATATGACTGTCTAAAAACAATCAAAGCAATCGGGATAAGTATTAAAAGCAACAAGGCATAAGGACGTTCAAAATGCATACAACACCTCCCTTACAAGATTAGTAATTGTTTTCATTCTCTGATCCTTCGCCTTTGCCCTTGCCCTCGCCGTCACCGGGTCTCGAGTCTTCCTCTCCATCTAAGATGTCATCTATTTCACTTTGTGAAAGGTTTTGTTCTTGAAGAATGTCCTCCATCATAGAAATTATCAATTCTATGTTTATTGCCGCATCTTTATCCGGATGCGCTTTGTACAACGAAGATGTCCAAAGAGCTCTTGCGTTTTGAAGAGTCTCAAATTCTCCATCTCCAAATTTTGCGAGCATCCACGCCATCTGATATTCTGCCATAGCGTCTATTTGTGAATTATGAGGCAGTGTTTCCGTAACCTTAATAAACTCTTCAAAGGCTTCGTTCAAACTTCCTTCTTCCATAAACCTTATGCCATTGTTATAAGCGCGAACCTCGTCTGCGCGACTATTTTGCATACCCATTGCCCAAAAGGACCCTGTTGCCAAAATAGACAGAATAACAATCCAGGTAACCGGATGCGAAATAATTCCTTTTATTCTACTTTTCATCTTTATCACCTCCTCTAAC encodes:
- a CDS encoding vWA domain-containing protein codes for the protein MHFERPYALLLLILIPIALIVFRQSYRGDSSILKVLRVQGKHLSKNYLKLATAWIFFLASLAIVAAGPYIPTHGAPDVSGTGDYVIVVDISASTAARSSPVEKSIEEISKEIAMEIVESMPVARFQVFGYTRLAFTLSSFTNNYEELKDTIENSLYINAIPWQGSDLANALGALHHQKTENPSYENVEYVILLSDGNLERASSVNNFKTTRASRELEKIRSSGLKVISVGIGSTDGWNIPLYDEYGNFTGRFQTLREGKLFTAQLNEKNLRQLSSATGGRYFHYENTRELVDFLKSTLSESVAPSSEDGVNVANKQDVSTLFLLVSAASLAFIFKKELY